The sequence GCCAGGTCCACGGCCAACATCGACGGCGCCGCCCCGAGTGCGTTGACGGCGGTGGTCGCCATCCCCAACGCAGTGGCGGTGGCGCGCTTGCCGATTCGTTCCTCCAGCAGACGGCGCAGTTGTGGCTGGTGGTCCAGGGTGATGACAGCGCCCTGGAGACTGGAGGGCAACCGGCGAAACCGCAGAACGCGACTGGCAACTGCGAGACCCAGGCCGACGGCGTTGATGCCGGCCATCGCGGCGCTGCTGACCGCTATCAGACCATCGCCGGGTTCGGGGGCCGGGCGAAGGTGTCGCCGTGGGTGCTCGACCTCCGCCGGCGGGTCGGCAACCACGTCATAGCCCGGTTCGGCATCGTCGATCAGAGCGGCTATCGAGGGGGGCATCGGTCTCCTTCGCTCGGCGACCGAATCCTTGGAGATAGCCCGCGGGACCTTCGGTCGACATGGTGAATCGTCCGAAGGTCTCGCTCGCGAAAGTCCTGGGTCCGCTGAATGACCGGGCGGGTCGAACCGCCGTATTGACGACCATTCACATCCGCCACCGGTGTGGCGGGTAGGAACTACTCCCCTTCCCGATCGAACCTAGGGCCGGCAGGCAGCGGACAGCTGAACGCCGGCGAGACCCGACTTGAAATGCCGGTGAATGCTCTGCGTCGCAGACGGTTCCAGGTTCAGGCGCCCGGCGACCAATAGGCGAGCATCTCGGCGAAGGTGTCGAATGCCGGTTTCGAAATGCCGTAGGGAGCCTCGAAGTGCAGGCTCAACGGGAAGCCCAATTCGGCCACCCCGTCGATCACCCGCTTATACAGATCGAGCAACAGGCGGCGTTTGACGTCGGGTTCGCCTGCGGCCAGAGTCCGCACGAAGGCCTGCTCGGCGGCGACGGCTTCGTTGCCCGGGTCCTGGATCAGCCAATCGATCAGCCCGACTTTGGACTCCATCTTCGGCACGAAGCCGAACGACAACAGGACCTCCGGCCGGTGGTCACTGGCGTGCTTGAAGTCGCGGAGGAATCCCACAATCGCATCGGAGTAGAGCAGCTGTGTCATCCCGAAGGTGGCGCCCCGGTCGCATTTGAAGGCGAAGCGTTCCTGCTCTGAGTCTCGTGTCGGGATGAGGATGACACCCCGGTTGTCGACCAGATCGTCGAATTTCGACAGGGCATCGGTGGGTGCGACGCCGCTGCCCTCACCGTCGTTCAGCGTGCGCGGGACGCCGACGAAGATGATTCCGTCGAACCCGGCCTGGCGCAGACCCGACAGTCGCGTCCGCAGTGCCGTCTCGTCGAGGAAGGCGGTGACCTGCGTGCACAGCCCGTGTACGCCGGGCAGTTCGGGGTGAATGACCGACCAGAAGTCGGAGACATCGAGTTTGGGTTGGATCTCGACCGGCCGGTCGTCATCCTCGGGGATCAACCCGGGGATCATGACATGACCGATCCGGCCCGCGATACCCGCTTGCTCGGATAACTGCAGGACCTTGTGGGCCTCTTCGCGGGCGTGCTCGACTCCGCGATCGGTGTTGGGCGGCACCAATTCCAGTGCGATGGTGTTCAACGGCACCAGGGGACTCCGTATCTCATTAGAACGGACATGTTGCGCCCCAGAGACAGCTCTGGGGCGCAACATGTCAGACGGTCACAGGCTGGCGCGAGCTTCCTTCGCAGCGGCGACCAGGTTGGCCAACGACGCGTTCACCTCGTCGGTCTTGCGGGTCTTCAGGCCGCAGTCCGGGTTGACCCAGAGCCGTTGTGCCGGAACAGCATCCAGCGCCTCGCGCAACGACGTAGCCATCTCGTCGGTGCTCGGCACCCGCGGCGAGTGGATGTCGTAGACACCCGGGCCCACCCCGTTGGAGAAACCGATCGCGTTGAGGTCGTCGAGCACCTCCATGTGCGAGCGTGCCGCCTCGATCGAGGTGACGTCGGCGTCCAGGTCTGCGATCGCACCGATCACCTCACCGAACTCCGAGTAGCACAGGTGGGTGTGGATCTGCGTCGCATCGGAGACCCCCGAGGTGGACATCCGGAACGAGCCGACCGCCCAGTCCAGGTAGGCCGCCTTGTCGGCGTCGCGCACCGGCAGCAGCTCGCGCAGCGCGGGCTCGTCGACCTGGATCACCGCGATGCCGGCCTTCTCCAGGTCCACCGTCTCTTCGCGGATGGCCAGCGCCACCTGGTAGGCGGTGTCGGCCAGCGGCTGGTCGTCACGGACGAACGACCAGGCC is a genomic window of Mycolicibacter heraklionensis containing:
- a CDS encoding mycobacterial-type methylenetetrahydrofolate reductase, with the protein product MPLNTIALELVPPNTDRGVEHAREEAHKVLQLSEQAGIAGRIGHVMIPGLIPEDDDRPVEIQPKLDVSDFWSVIHPELPGVHGLCTQVTAFLDETALRTRLSGLRQAGFDGIIFVGVPRTLNDGEGSGVAPTDALSKFDDLVDNRGVILIPTRDSEQERFAFKCDRGATFGMTQLLYSDAIVGFLRDFKHASDHRPEVLLSFGFVPKMESKVGLIDWLIQDPGNEAVAAEQAFVRTLAAGEPDVKRRLLLDLYKRVIDGVAELGFPLSLHFEAPYGISKPAFDTFAEMLAYWSPGA